The nucleotide window ATAATGGTTTTTGAAGAGATATACGAACTCTACTGGCAAAGGATATTCCGTTTATGCATGGGATATGTGAATGACACCGAACTTGCACAGGATCTTGCACAGGAAACCTTTATCATTGTATGGCAGCAGCTCCCTAAATTCAGGAATGAATCCAGCATTGGAACATGGATTTTCAGAATTGCTTCCAATAACTGTCTCCGGCAGATTGAAAAGGAAAAGAAATTTGCCAAAGCAGATTTACCGGTTAATCTGGAAGAGAAAAAGCAGGAATCCATGGAGCCTCAGATACAAATGCTCTACCAGTATATTTCGCAACTGCCGGAAACGGACAGGATCATCATTTCACTGGAACTGGAAGAGGTAAAGCAGGCTGAAATAGCCCATATTGTAGGACTTTCAGAATCCAATATCCGGGTAAAGATTCACAGAATAAAAGAAAAATTAACGCAAAAGTTTAAAGAAAATGGATTCTAATATCGACTTTAAAAATATATGGAAGCAGCAGACTTCCAACAAACCCAATATGGAAGAGCTTCTCGGTAAACTGAAAAAATTCAGAAATCAGAATCTGCGCAGACTGGTCTTTGCTAACATTGGATTAATTGCCACTTCTTTATTGATTCTTTTCATCTGGTACCATTACCAGCCTGAAATGATCACGACAAAAATAGGAATTGTACTTGTTGTTTTGGGAATGGTTATTTTCCTGCTTGCCTACAACAAAATGTTTATGGTATTCTACAAAATTGATCAGACTCAATCAAATAACGAATATCTCCAAAATTTGTATGTGGTAAAAAATAAGCAGAAGTTTATGCAGACCACCATACTCAATCTCTATTTCATCATGCTGTTTCTCGGAATATGCTTTTATATGTATGAATACACATCAAGAATGACTCTTGGATCAGCCATTCTGACCTATGCTGTAACCTCAGCCTGGATTGCTTTCAACTGGTTTTATCTGAGACCACGAACCATAAAAAAACAGCAAGGCAAACTTGACGAATTAATTAATAAATTTGAAGAGATCAATAATCAATTAAAAGAATCATGATATCTTCCGACAACAAAAGCCACTGGGAAAACGTATATGAAACCAAAAATCCTGACCAGGTAAGCTGGACACAGAAAAAGCCTCAGACATCACTTGACTTTATTACATCTTCGGGATTGGGAAAAGATGCCAGCATTATCGATATCGGAGGCGGCGACAGCAACCTTGTTGATTTTCTTCTTGAGGAAGGCTATGAAAACATTACTGTTCTTGACATTTCTGCCAAAGCTTTGCAAAAAGCGCAGGAAAGATTGGGAGATGCTGCTAACAAAGTAAAATGGATTGCTACAGATATTACTGCTTTTGAACCTACGGAAAAATATGACATCTGGCATGACAGAGCAGCCTTTCATTTCCTTACAAAACCGGAACAGGTTTCAAAATATATTGATATTGCAGAAAAGAATGTAAATAACTTTATGATTATCGGAACTTTTTCTAAAAACGGTCCCACCAAATGCAGCGGACTGGATATTCAACAGTATGATGAAGAGTCATTAGCTGAAAAATTCAAAGCTGGTTTTACAAAAATAAAGTGTATTACAGAAGATCATATTACTCCTTTTGAGACAGTTCAGAATTTTGTATTCTGCAGTTTTAAAAAGCATTTGAAAATTCAGGATTGAAATCCAATTCCGTTTTCAAAATTTTATTAATAAAAAGGGAATCCAGAATGATTCTCTTTTTTGTTGATTTAACCTCTGGGTTATTTCTCTATCATACCTACAAATCAATACTCATGAAAAAAATCAGATTAGCGCTTTTACTTATGGCATTACCATTTTCAGGATTACTGTTTGCTCAGAAAACAGAAATTACAGTGCTTACACAACAGAAAGGTCCAAAATCAGGTGCAAAAGAAGAAAACATTCCTTACTTTATTCAGTTCGGTATCATGTCTAAAAACCACGAAGATTTTAAAAACAAATACCATACAGGAGTTTTTTACCAAAACTGCATCATAAGCTATGAAATATCTAAACAGGCCAAAGAAAACAACCTGGCTGTTGCAAAAACGTTAACAGAAAAATATGGTGATGCCTGGAAAAAAGATCTTGGAATCATTCCTTACGGATTATGATTCTTTTTCTTCCTCCATTTCTACCTCATGGCGAAGCTGGGCTTTGTAAAGCGTTGCATAGTATCCGTTCTTATCCAAAAGCTCAAGATGTTTGCCTTCCTCTACAATTTTACCATGCTCCATCACAATGATCTTATCTGCCTTTTCAATGGTGGAAAGTCTGTGAGCAATAATAATGGATGTTCTGTTTTTGGTAATTTTTTCTGTTGCTCTCTGGATCAGCTTTTCACTTTCATGATCAATGGAAGAGGTTGCTTCATCCAGAATTAAAATTTTCGGATCTGATAAATAAGCTCTCAGGAAAGATAACAACTGTCTCTGCCCTAAAGAAATGGATGAACCTCTTTCGCTCACTACATAATCATATCCGCCGGGTAGCTGCTCGATAAACTGATCAACTTCAATTTCTCTCGCTCCTGCTTTTATTTTATCCAGTGTTATACTCTCATCACCGAAGGCAAGATTTTCAAAAATACTTCCATGGAAAAGGAATACATCCTGCAGTACAACTCCGATATGGCTTCTCAGATTATACAACTCATAATCTTTTAAATCCACATCGTCAATCAGAATATTTCCGGAATTGATGTCATACAGCCTTGTGATTAAACTGATGATGGTAGATTTTCCGGCACCAGTTGCTCCAACGATAGCTACCGTTTCTCCCGGATTTACTTTAAAGTCAATCCCTTTCAGTACCTCCTGCTTTTCGTCATAAGCAAAGTGGACTTTCCTGAATTCAATTTTTCCGGCAAAATGATCTTTCTTCACTGTTCCGTTATTCGGCATTGAGTTTTCTTCATCCATTAATCCCAGCACTCTTTCTGCACCTACAATTCCCCGCTGGATATTATTGAAACGGTCTGCAATCTGTCTCAAAGGACGAATCAGCATAGAAATATACTGAATGAATGCAATGACCACTCCGGCACTGATGGTAATATAACCACCATAGAAAAGGATAAATCCTATAAATAATGATGAAATAAGTTCTACTACGGGGAAGAAAAGAGAGAAAATAAATACGGTTCTCAGCAACGCCCCTTTGAGGGTAATATTGATATCATCAAATTTCTTAAACTCTGCTTCCTGTCTGTTGAATACCTGGATAATTGGCATTCCGGCAAGTCTTTCCTGTACAAAAGAATTCTGATTGGCCGTCCAGTTTCTTTCATCTCCGAAAGCTTTTTTCAGTCTTTTCTGGAAGAATCTCGTAATCACTACCATCAAAGGTAAGATAGCCAGTGTAATATAACTCAGGTGAACATTGGTACTGAACATCATGACCAATACAAACAGAATTCTCAGGATATCCCCGAATACCATCAGGAAACCGTCTGTATAAACAGTAGCAATTGTTTCCACATCACCTACTGCACGGGTTACCAGCTGCCCGATCGGGGTTTTATCAAAAAATGAAGTCTTGAAATAAATCAGTTTAGCATACAAACGCTCTCTGATATCCCTGATCACATTCTGTGAGATGAAATTTGAAAAATAAACCAGGAAAAAGTTTAAAATCGTCTCAGCAAATACCAATCCCACAAGGATATAGATATGTTTCATCATCAAAGCCTTATCATGAAGCTTTGTTATATCATTATCCACCACCTGCATGGTAAGATAAGGCCTGTAAGTAGAAACTATCGAAAGAAATATAGAAATGATAAGGGTAAGGATGAACCAAGAACGAAATTTCATTCCGATAAAGAACAGCCTTTTTATAATCCCCCAGGTATCTTGTTTTTTCATTGTACGAATCGAAAGATAGAATTAAAATATAAATTCTATGCAAAAATAAGACATTATACCCGGACTGCCTTTACAACTTTTGCAAATCGTCATAGAAAGTTTCAGATACCAGCCATTTACAAAATGAATATATTAACCATTCTTTTGCATCCACTTCAGTATATAAGATCTTATTCAGAAGTCTTCCCGATTTCGTCAATTTCGACTATTGGTTTTACAGATCTTTCTTTGATCAATTTATTTTCAAGGAATTTATAAACTCCCCAAACGGCAACAATAGAGATTAACCAGCCAACGATATTCACTGCGGAAAATCCTGTATAATTTACATTTTCTGCGGATTCAGGATCTGTAATACCCAGATACATCCCGTAAGCAAAACCTAACAAAAGCTGGGTTCCTAAATAAATACCAATAGCCAGAACACCATACTGCCACTTTGTTTTTCCAAACCTTTCTGCTAATTGTGCATAATACCGGTAAGCACCGATAAGAATAAAAATTGATAACATGATTATTTGTTTTTTTTTGTTTTATTTAAAATTCATAGCCTACATCCACCAGATACAGTCCGTGTCCCGGTGCTGAGGTTCCTGCAGCGTTACGGTTTTTATCTTCAATTACTTTACGGAGATCTTCAGGTTTCAGTTTTCCGGTTCCTATTTCTACCATTGTTCCGACAATAGCACGAACCATATTCCTTAAAAAGCGATTCGCAGAAACTGTGAATTTAAGTTCCGCTCCGTTCTGCTCCCATTCTGCTTTGTAAATTTTACAGATATTGGTTTTGTTGTCAGTTTTTAATTTTGCAAAACTGGTAAAATCTTCATATTCAAAAAGAATTTTGCACGCTTCATTCATTGCATCAACATCCAGAGAACGTTTCCAGTGCTGCCAGGCAGATTCCTGCGTGAACGGATTTTTTTCCAGGGAGATATAATATTCATAAGTTCTGTATGTCGCATCAAAACGGGCATGGAAATCATCTTTTACAGGAAAAATCCTTTTAATGGAAATATCAGGCGGAAGAAAACTGTTCAGCCTTCGGGGAAGCTGGTCATCCAACTCTTTTTCCGTATCAAAATGGGCAAATATCTTTTTAGCATGAACTCCCGTATCTGTTCTTCCTGCTCCCGTAGTTTTAATCTCTTCGCGCAAAATTGTAGACAGCGCCTTTTCTAGTTCTTCCTGTACAGAAATAGCATCCGGCTGTATCTGGTAGCCGAAATAATTCTTTCCGTTGTAAGAAAATTCAATAAAGTATCTCAAAGTATTGTAATAACTCCACAAAAATACTTTAATTTAACGAAATATTTGTTGAAAAGT belongs to Chryseobacterium gleum and includes:
- a CDS encoding ABC transporter ATP-binding protein, whose translation is MKKQDTWGIIKRLFFIGMKFRSWFILTLIISIFLSIVSTYRPYLTMQVVDNDITKLHDKALMMKHIYILVGLVFAETILNFFLVYFSNFISQNVIRDIRERLYAKLIYFKTSFFDKTPIGQLVTRAVGDVETIATVYTDGFLMVFGDILRILFVLVMMFSTNVHLSYITLAILPLMVVITRFFQKRLKKAFGDERNWTANQNSFVQERLAGMPIIQVFNRQEAEFKKFDDINITLKGALLRTVFIFSLFFPVVELISSLFIGFILFYGGYITISAGVVIAFIQYISMLIRPLRQIADRFNNIQRGIVGAERVLGLMDEENSMPNNGTVKKDHFAGKIEFRKVHFAYDEKQEVLKGIDFKVNPGETVAIVGATGAGKSTIISLITRLYDINSGNILIDDVDLKDYELYNLRSHIGVVLQDVFLFHGSIFENLAFGDESITLDKIKAGAREIEVDQFIEQLPGGYDYVVSERGSSISLGQRQLLSFLRAYLSDPKILILDEATSSIDHESEKLIQRATEKITKNRTSIIIAHRLSTIEKADKIIVMEHGKIVEEGKHLELLDKNGYYATLYKAQLRHEVEMEEEKES
- the truA gene encoding tRNA pseudouridine(38-40) synthase TruA — its product is MRYFIEFSYNGKNYFGYQIQPDAISVQEELEKALSTILREEIKTTGAGRTDTGVHAKKIFAHFDTEKELDDQLPRRLNSFLPPDISIKRIFPVKDDFHARFDATYRTYEYYISLEKNPFTQESAWQHWKRSLDVDAMNEACKILFEYEDFTSFAKLKTDNKTNICKIYKAEWEQNGAELKFTVSANRFLRNMVRAIVGTMVEIGTGKLKPEDLRKVIEDKNRNAAGTSAPGHGLYLVDVGYEF
- a CDS encoding RNA polymerase sigma factor, which translates into the protein MVFEEIYELYWQRIFRLCMGYVNDTELAQDLAQETFIIVWQQLPKFRNESSIGTWIFRIASNNCLRQIEKEKKFAKADLPVNLEEKKQESMEPQIQMLYQYISQLPETDRIIISLELEEVKQAEIAHIVGLSESNIRVKIHRIKEKLTQKFKENGF
- a CDS encoding class I SAM-dependent methyltransferase, producing MISSDNKSHWENVYETKNPDQVSWTQKKPQTSLDFITSSGLGKDASIIDIGGGDSNLVDFLLEEGYENITVLDISAKALQKAQERLGDAANKVKWIATDITAFEPTEKYDIWHDRAAFHFLTKPEQVSKYIDIAEKNVNNFMIIGTFSKNGPTKCSGLDIQQYDEESLAEKFKAGFTKIKCITEDHITPFETVQNFVFCSFKKHLKIQD